The Legionella cincinnatiensis genome includes a region encoding these proteins:
- the gpmI gene encoding 2,3-bisphosphoglycerate-independent phosphoglycerate mutase, translating into MQKKAPLLLMILDGWGYNENNQYNAIAQAKTPQWDEWWENCPHILLQASGDSVGLPDAQMGNSEVGHMHIGAGRIIEQDFTRINKSIKNGEFANNPVFYKVITTLQKTEKTLHIMGLFSPGGVHSHEQHLFALLDLCAQQKFTAVYLHLFLDGRDTPPQSALPSLERLNAYFKIHPVATIASISGRYYAMDRDNRWNRIEQVYTLLTQSEGKYHYADAETAIKSYYLENLSDEFIPPTRIGKQHPIKDGDAVLFFNFRADRARQLTTAFLDPEFKKFHRTLRPQLSYFVSMTQYDKNLPTTSAFPPIPLNNTLGEVLATHGLSQLRIAETEKYAHVTFFLNGGNENVFPNEERVLIPSPKVATYNLQPEMSAPQLTEHLVEAINSQAYDVIICNYANADMVGHSGDFAATLSAIECLDQCMSRVWHALAQHGGQLLITADHGNAEEMFDENTHQAHTAHTSEPVPLVYVGGLWHFTRSEGSLIDIAPTMLTLLGITPPAEMTGHSLLEKNIHE; encoded by the coding sequence ATGCAAAAAAAAGCACCATTGTTGCTTATGATTTTGGATGGTTGGGGATATAACGAAAATAACCAATACAATGCTATTGCCCAAGCTAAGACACCACAATGGGATGAATGGTGGGAAAACTGCCCGCATATTCTTTTGCAAGCATCTGGTGATTCTGTAGGGTTACCTGATGCGCAAATGGGTAATTCAGAAGTAGGACATATGCATATTGGCGCAGGCCGGATAATAGAACAAGATTTTACTCGGATTAATAAAAGTATAAAAAATGGTGAGTTCGCGAATAATCCAGTTTTTTATAAGGTTATCACTACATTACAAAAAACCGAGAAAACGTTACATATCATGGGATTATTCTCTCCAGGAGGGGTTCATAGCCATGAGCAACATTTATTTGCTTTACTTGACTTATGCGCACAACAAAAATTTACTGCGGTTTATCTGCATTTATTCCTAGATGGACGCGACACACCGCCGCAAAGCGCATTACCAAGCTTAGAGCGCCTCAATGCATACTTTAAAATTCACCCAGTAGCGACTATAGCTTCGATTAGCGGGCGTTATTATGCGATGGATAGAGATAATCGGTGGAACAGAATAGAGCAAGTTTATACCTTATTAACCCAAAGTGAGGGTAAGTATCATTATGCAGATGCAGAAACCGCAATAAAGTCGTATTATCTGGAAAATCTGTCAGACGAATTTATACCGCCGACTCGAATTGGCAAACAACATCCAATTAAAGATGGTGATGCCGTTTTATTTTTTAATTTTCGTGCAGATAGAGCCCGCCAACTCACTACTGCTTTTCTTGATCCCGAATTTAAAAAGTTTCACCGAACACTTCGACCTCAATTGTCTTATTTTGTGAGTATGACTCAATATGATAAAAACTTGCCCACAACATCAGCGTTTCCTCCAATTCCCTTAAATAATACCTTAGGAGAAGTTCTTGCCACCCATGGATTAAGCCAATTACGTATCGCAGAAACCGAAAAATATGCCCATGTCACTTTTTTCTTAAATGGCGGCAATGAGAATGTTTTTCCCAATGAAGAGCGAGTGCTGATTCCATCTCCTAAAGTTGCCACCTATAATTTACAACCTGAAATGAGCGCCCCGCAATTAACCGAGCATTTAGTTGAGGCGATTAACAGCCAAGCATATGATGTAATTATTTGTAATTATGCTAATGCAGATATGGTTGGTCATAGCGGGGATTTTGCAGCAACTCTTTCTGCCATAGAATGCCTGGATCAATGTATGAGTCGAGTATGGCATGCATTAGCCCAACATGGTGGACAATTACTGATTACAGCAGATCATGGCAATGCTGAAGAAATGTTTGACGAAAACACCCATCAAGCACATACTGCTCATACAAGTGAGCCTGTCCCTTTAGTATACGTTGGGGGACTTTGGCATTTTACTCGCAGTGAAGGAAGTTTAATCGATATTGCGCCAACTATGTTGACCTTACTCGGAATTACTCCTCCAGCTGAAATGACTGGGCATTCATTATTAGAAAAAAATATTCATGAATAA
- the uppS gene encoding polyprenyl diphosphate synthase → MLEQKIPQHIAIVMDGNGRWAESKGLARIEGHKAGVESVKKMIRSCMTKGVPYLSLFAFSSENWLRPVEEVSFLMELFLESLRKEIAELNQHGIRMRFTGNRSSLSSVLQKQMHEAEVLTAKNEQFTLNIVVNYGGKWDVANAAKKIAQAVMRSELKIDEINETSFAHYLDTEGLPDPDLFIRTSGELRISNFFLWQLAYTELYFSEVHWPDFGEDEFELALASFNKRKRRFGQIS, encoded by the coding sequence GTGTTAGAGCAAAAAATTCCTCAGCATATTGCTATTGTTATGGATGGAAATGGTCGTTGGGCTGAAAGTAAAGGGTTGGCTCGCATTGAAGGTCATAAAGCAGGTGTGGAATCTGTGAAAAAAATGATTCGTAGCTGTATGACAAAAGGAGTTCCCTATCTTAGTTTATTTGCTTTTAGTTCTGAAAACTGGTTACGTCCTGTTGAAGAGGTAAGTTTCTTAATGGAATTATTTCTAGAGTCTCTGCGCAAAGAGATAGCAGAATTAAATCAGCATGGAATAAGGATGCGTTTTACTGGAAATCGTAGTTCTTTATCGTCAGTGTTACAAAAACAAATGCATGAAGCAGAAGTTTTAACGGCAAAAAATGAGCAATTTACTTTGAACATAGTTGTTAATTATGGTGGTAAATGGGATGTGGCGAATGCAGCCAAAAAAATAGCGCAAGCAGTTATGCGTAGTGAATTGAAGATTGATGAGATTAATGAAACCAGTTTTGCTCATTATTTGGATACAGAGGGATTGCCTGATCCTGATTTATTCATTCGTACTAGTGGCGAGCTGCGGATTAGTAATTTTTTCCTTTGGCAACTTGCTTACACGGAGCTTTATTTTAGCGAAGTTCATTGGCCAGATTTCGGAGAGGATGAATTTGAGTTGGCGCTAGCCTCTTTTAATAAAAGAAAAAGAAGATTTGGGCAGATTTCTTAA
- a CDS encoding phosphatidate cytidylyltransferase — MFLQRLITALILVPLVLWLIFYGNQWLLAGIALIVYIAAGRESFQLIPIKKISTQVGFLLLLLLCLWGCGYLFPYWLVLGLIIWGLIIVAILTFPNSQKYWGYPVIVAATCLLLLPLFLQSLFHLYSLSQGKELLIYLLFLIWASDSGAYFSGKTMGKHKLIPQVSPGKSWEGVIGGVVLSLIVAWGGYYYFNPVAQVHWFVLALCTIIIAIFGDLFISILKRRCHLKDTGAIIPGHGGILDRLDSLIAALPLFYFGLTM; from the coding sequence ATGTTCCTACAACGTCTTATAACTGCATTGATTCTAGTTCCTTTGGTTTTGTGGCTGATTTTTTATGGCAATCAATGGCTTTTAGCCGGAATAGCCTTAATCGTTTATATTGCTGCGGGTCGAGAATCTTTCCAATTAATTCCTATAAAAAAAATCAGCACTCAAGTTGGATTTCTTTTATTGCTGCTGTTGTGTTTGTGGGGTTGTGGTTATTTATTTCCCTACTGGTTAGTCTTAGGCTTGATTATATGGGGTTTGATTATTGTTGCGATACTCACTTTTCCTAACTCACAGAAATATTGGGGCTATCCTGTTATTGTTGCCGCCACTTGTTTGTTATTGTTGCCTTTATTTTTGCAAAGTCTCTTTCATTTATATAGTTTATCTCAGGGCAAAGAGTTATTGATTTACTTATTGTTTTTAATTTGGGCATCAGACTCAGGCGCTTATTTTAGTGGTAAAACTATGGGAAAACATAAGTTAATTCCTCAAGTTAGCCCGGGAAAATCGTGGGAAGGGGTAATTGGAGGGGTGGTTTTATCCTTGATCGTTGCCTGGGGTGGTTATTATTATTTTAACCCTGTTGCTCAGGTTCATTGGTTTGTTTTGGCCTTATGTACTATAATAATTGCAATCTTCGGAGATTTATTTATCAGTATATTGAAGCGCAGGTGTCATTTAAAAGATACAGGCGCCATAATTCCTGGTCATGGGGGTATCTTAGATCGTTTGGATAGTTTGATTGCAGCTTTACCTTTATTTTATTTCGGATTAACTATGTAA
- the rseP gene encoding RIP metalloprotease RseP, which produces MLSTLLYFFLALILLVTIHEYGHFQVARWCGVKVLRFSFGFGPILARWQGKKGTEYAWSLFPLGGYVKMLDESEGEVAENERHLAFNNQPLWKRAAIVFAGPLFNFLFAFVALWLVLVIGMPSLAPIVEAVKPNSIAAHGGLEAKEEIIALNGSKINSWRDFQYAIMPLVGSEETIQLTVKSLVDGRQHQVFLPLAHWQLDSKRPDPLQSLGIEPFIPSIPPVVGEVVPDSPAAKSGLQNGDIILSVDGKSFKDWLFLVDFVQKHPDKSLTLTIKRNKAIQKIMVHTGSQENKGKIEGFLGVRSQKVKWPAHWLRLERQDPFTAIGTSLKQTTQLTSATFTLMGRLVMGKLGLNSISGPVGIAQGAGDSGRNGLAAYLFFLALVSISLGALNLLPIPMLDGGHLLYYLVEAIQRKPVSNGLKSAGAYFGLLLLVVLMFIAITNDLSRLTG; this is translated from the coding sequence ATGCTTTCAACTCTGCTTTATTTTTTCTTAGCTTTAATCTTATTAGTTACAATTCATGAGTACGGCCATTTTCAAGTGGCACGTTGGTGTGGTGTTAAAGTACTTCGTTTTTCTTTTGGCTTTGGACCTATTTTGGCGCGATGGCAAGGTAAAAAAGGAACAGAATACGCCTGGTCTTTATTCCCGTTGGGGGGATATGTCAAAATGCTTGATGAGTCTGAGGGCGAAGTAGCAGAAAATGAACGTCATTTAGCATTTAATAACCAACCACTGTGGAAAAGGGCAGCAATTGTTTTTGCAGGCCCCTTATTTAATTTTCTTTTTGCTTTTGTTGCTTTATGGTTGGTGTTAGTTATTGGGATGCCGTCTTTAGCCCCTATTGTTGAAGCTGTAAAACCCAACAGCATTGCTGCCCATGGGGGTCTAGAAGCAAAAGAAGAAATTATTGCACTCAATGGTAGTAAGATAAATAGCTGGCGTGATTTTCAATATGCCATTATGCCTCTTGTTGGTTCTGAAGAAACCATACAATTAACGGTTAAATCATTGGTTGATGGACGTCAACATCAAGTATTTTTACCTTTGGCTCATTGGCAATTGGATAGCAAAAGGCCTGATCCACTCCAAAGTTTGGGTATAGAGCCTTTTATTCCTTCAATTCCTCCTGTTGTTGGGGAAGTAGTACCTGATTCTCCGGCAGCAAAATCTGGATTACAAAATGGCGATATTATTTTAAGTGTCGATGGTAAGTCTTTCAAAGACTGGTTGTTCCTCGTTGATTTTGTGCAGAAACATCCAGATAAATCATTAACATTAACTATTAAAAGAAATAAAGCAATACAAAAAATTATGGTACATACTGGAAGCCAGGAAAATAAGGGTAAAATTGAAGGCTTTTTAGGTGTACGCTCACAGAAAGTTAAGTGGCCTGCACACTGGTTACGCTTAGAAAGACAAGATCCTTTTACGGCCATAGGCACGTCATTAAAACAAACAACCCAATTAACAAGTGCAACATTTACATTAATGGGCAGATTAGTAATGGGTAAGTTAGGGCTAAATAGTATTAGTGGCCCAGTTGGTATCGCTCAAGGGGCAGGAGATTCCGGAAGAAATGGACTAGCTGCTTATTTGTTTTTCCTTGCACTAGTAAGTATCAGCTTAGGCGCATTAAATTTATTACCTATTCCTATGCTGGATGGTGGTCATTTATTGTATTATTTGGTGGAAGCCATTCAACGTAAGCCTGTATCTAATGGTTTAAAATCAGCAGGAGCTTATTTTGGTTTATTACTATTAGTCGTGCTTATGTTTATAGCAATAACCAATGATTTATCCAGGCTTACAGGTTAG
- the bamA gene encoding outer membrane protein assembly factor BamA: protein MKKISSKLILGICCSSLIAWSSQTIAADTFVVKSIKVTGLQRVSTGTVLNYIPVQVGEEVGPESTAEIIRALYDTGFFQAVSLERQGNTLIVNVVERATIGSISVVGNKEIPSDKMKDFLKEMGLVKGRVFQTSTLERLEKELKQAYNARGKYNARIETRVTPLTENRVGITVTISEGRVSRIKQIKIIGNHDFTTNELLPEFALSKSGIFTYFTKKDQYSKQGMDASLEALRSFYLDRGYLKFKIVSSQVLLSPDRKDVYINVHIEEGPQYHFSGYKVVGKPILPPEKIESLVQVKKGAVFSRKKVTDTISSIGLALGDIGYGFPAINAEPQLDEKEKTVFITFIVQPGRHVYVRRINFHGNTKTSDYVLRSVIRQDEGGLLSLHNIKESERQLRLLGYLKNVDVKTTPVPDANNQVDLDVQVEEAPSAEASASIGYGTNGYQLNASVNQHNFMGTGRAIGAAFTASKWGQDYTLNYYNPFYTDTGIGRGVNLYFARVDPRNLNVSTYSSNRFGGDVNYSLPLGEISRLQFGYGYQDIDIKSVGYVVPIQNFVNLYGKHFHEIRLSTGWSRNTYDQFPYPTRGVNQQAAAVIALPAASGSLSYFKGSYQARLYQPITHGWIFSLQGFAGYGNSFNNNGLPFFENYYAGGTAQPGQVRGYDSYSLGPLDNYRNSVGGNLLLSGTAGIILPYPLSRDNVRTTAFVDAGNVFAVNTLPTLTGKYEGPLRYSAGVSIEWRSPFGPLAFSLAKALNPQQFDQQQLFQFALSSGF from the coding sequence ATGAAAAAAATCAGTAGTAAATTAATATTAGGTATTTGTTGTTCCTCGCTTATTGCTTGGTCTTCACAAACAATCGCAGCGGATACTTTCGTTGTTAAAAGTATTAAAGTTACAGGATTACAACGAGTATCCACCGGAACAGTCCTTAATTACATTCCTGTGCAAGTAGGTGAGGAAGTTGGCCCTGAATCTACTGCTGAAATCATTCGAGCTCTTTATGATACTGGTTTTTTCCAAGCGGTTTCCTTAGAGCGTCAAGGGAACACTTTAATTGTTAACGTAGTAGAAAGGGCAACCATTGGCTCGATTAGTGTCGTGGGAAATAAGGAAATTCCTAGTGACAAAATGAAAGATTTTCTCAAAGAAATGGGACTAGTTAAAGGTCGTGTATTCCAAACATCCACTTTGGAGCGTTTAGAAAAGGAACTTAAGCAAGCATATAATGCGAGAGGAAAATATAACGCACGTATAGAAACTCGAGTTACTCCATTAACAGAGAATAGAGTAGGAATAACGGTTACTATTTCTGAAGGACGAGTATCACGAATTAAACAGATCAAAATAATTGGTAATCATGATTTTACTACTAATGAATTGTTACCAGAGTTTGCTTTATCTAAATCGGGTATTTTTACTTATTTTACTAAAAAAGATCAGTATTCAAAGCAAGGCATGGATGCATCCTTAGAAGCGTTACGCTCATTTTATTTGGATCGAGGATATTTGAAATTTAAAATTGTTTCGTCACAAGTTTTACTCTCACCGGATAGGAAAGATGTTTACATTAATGTGCATATTGAAGAAGGACCACAATATCACTTTTCAGGTTATAAAGTAGTAGGTAAGCCTATATTGCCTCCAGAGAAGATTGAATCATTAGTCCAAGTTAAAAAAGGTGCTGTTTTTTCACGTAAAAAGGTAACTGATACTATTTCTTCGATTGGATTGGCTTTAGGAGATATAGGTTATGGATTTCCAGCAATTAATGCAGAACCTCAGTTAGATGAGAAGGAGAAAACTGTATTTATCACCTTTATCGTGCAGCCTGGCCGACATGTTTATGTCCGTCGTATTAATTTCCATGGTAACACTAAAACGAGTGATTATGTATTACGTAGTGTTATTCGCCAAGATGAAGGAGGGTTGTTATCTTTACATAACATTAAGGAGTCAGAAAGGCAGCTGCGCTTACTGGGATATTTGAAAAATGTTGATGTAAAAACTACCCCAGTTCCTGATGCAAATAACCAAGTTGACCTAGACGTCCAAGTAGAAGAAGCTCCTTCTGCTGAGGCAAGTGCTTCTATTGGTTATGGTACCAATGGCTACCAATTGAACGCTTCGGTGAATCAACACAATTTTATGGGAACGGGACGAGCAATCGGCGCTGCGTTTACAGCAAGCAAATGGGGACAAGATTATACTTTAAATTATTATAATCCTTTTTATACAGATACAGGAATAGGACGAGGGGTTAACCTTTATTTTGCTCGAGTTGATCCTAGAAATCTAAATGTAAGTACTTATAGCTCCAACCGTTTTGGTGGCGATGTGAATTATAGCTTACCATTAGGTGAGATCAGCAGATTACAGTTTGGATATGGTTACCAGGACATAGATATTAAAAGTGTAGGTTATGTTGTTCCTATTCAGAATTTTGTAAATTTATATGGAAAGCATTTTCATGAAATCCGTTTATCTACTGGATGGAGTCGTAATACTTATGACCAATTTCCTTATCCTACTCGAGGTGTTAATCAACAAGCGGCTGCTGTAATTGCTTTGCCAGCTGCTTCTGGATCTTTATCTTATTTCAAAGGTTCCTATCAAGCTCGTTTGTATCAACCTATAACCCATGGGTGGATTTTTTCTCTGCAAGGATTTGCAGGTTATGGAAACTCTTTTAATAATAATGGATTGCCGTTTTTCGAGAATTATTATGCAGGGGGTACTGCACAACCAGGTCAAGTACGCGGATATGACAGTTATTCTTTAGGGCCTTTAGATAACTACCGCAATTCAGTGGGAGGTAACTTATTACTTAGTGGAACCGCAGGGATTATATTGCCTTATCCTTTGAGTAGAGACAATGTGCGTACAACAGCTTTTGTGGATGCGGGTAACGTATTTGCAGTGAATACTCTACCTACTTTAACGGGAAAGTATGAAGGGCCTTTAAGATATTCAGCCGGTGTTTCTATTGAATGGCGTTCTCCTTTTGGTCCATTAGCATTTAGTTTAGCTAAGGCATTGAACCCTCAACAATTCGATCAACAGCAATTGTTCCAATTTGCATTGTCTTCTGGATTTTAA
- a CDS encoding OmpH family outer membrane protein has product MKRFGLVLLTFIFSVFGANVFADTAKIGVVDLQKIMQTSSQIKEIQQKLEKEFKPRRDKLLAVEAKIKADMEKFKRDSAVLSASQKKEMERKIVSAQQQFERDGQQYQQELSTANNEAMESLYAKVRAAIAKVAKDDKYDLIVQKDAAPFSSDSLDVTDKVAKAIN; this is encoded by the coding sequence ATGAAGCGGTTTGGTTTGGTTTTATTGACCTTTATTTTTAGCGTGTTTGGCGCTAACGTATTTGCTGATACAGCAAAGATAGGAGTGGTTGATTTACAAAAAATCATGCAAACTTCAAGTCAAATCAAAGAAATTCAACAAAAATTAGAAAAAGAATTTAAGCCGCGCCGTGATAAGTTATTAGCGGTTGAAGCCAAGATAAAGGCTGATATGGAAAAGTTCAAGCGTGATAGTGCTGTTTTGAGTGCTTCTCAAAAGAAAGAAATGGAACGCAAAATTGTCAGCGCACAACAACAATTTGAACGTGATGGTCAGCAATATCAGCAAGAGCTGAGCACTGCAAACAATGAAGCTATGGAAAGTTTGTATGCCAAAGTGCGTGCAGCAATTGCAAAAGTTGCTAAAGATGACAAATATGATCTTATCGTACAGAAAGATGCAGCTCCTTTTAGCTCAGATTCCCTTGATGTAACTGACAAAGTCGCTAAAGCGATTAATTAA
- the lpxD gene encoding UDP-3-O-(3-hydroxymyristoyl)glucosamine N-acyltransferase encodes MLTLAQLAEKLGGVWHGNADHAIFSFASLARATPKDIAYYDNSILRGALGNTSAGAVLLKSEHKALYQGNCIIVSNPLQTMMQATQFLSKPTILYSGIDPTARIHHSAQIGEGVSIGAYSVIHAEARLADHVVVGANTVIESSVVIGKNSQIGHDVVLHSGCQLGAQVIIDSGCVVGAFPFNYLKQHGHWQPGFSVGTVIIADKVRIGANTVIDRGSLSDTYLGEGVCIDNLVQIAHDVLIGKNTIIAGCAAVGAYAQIGEDCIIGGASSVAAYVCLTDDVVITGMSTVSKSLAKSGIYSSGTLVHEHQRWRRNAARFRRLDDYIEKLSALEKKLNLINTFESSSED; translated from the coding sequence TTGCTAACATTAGCACAACTGGCTGAAAAATTAGGTGGCGTGTGGCATGGTAATGCAGATCACGCCATTTTTTCATTTGCTTCTTTAGCTCGAGCGACACCTAAAGATATAGCCTATTACGATAATTCTATATTGCGAGGCGCTTTAGGAAATACTTCTGCCGGTGCAGTATTACTTAAATCAGAACATAAAGCTCTTTACCAAGGAAATTGTATTATTGTATCCAATCCCTTACAAACAATGATGCAAGCCACGCAATTTTTATCAAAGCCAACAATTTTGTATTCTGGTATAGATCCTACGGCTCGAATTCATCATTCAGCTCAAATAGGTGAAGGAGTATCTATAGGTGCATACAGTGTCATTCATGCTGAAGCGCGATTGGCTGATCACGTTGTAGTAGGAGCAAATACTGTTATCGAATCATCTGTTGTGATTGGAAAAAACAGTCAGATTGGTCATGATGTAGTACTACATTCGGGTTGTCAATTGGGAGCTCAAGTAATTATTGACTCTGGGTGTGTTGTCGGCGCTTTTCCATTTAATTATTTAAAACAACACGGCCATTGGCAGCCAGGTTTTAGCGTAGGTACGGTTATTATAGCGGATAAGGTACGTATTGGGGCTAATACCGTAATTGATAGAGGTTCTTTAAGTGATACTTACTTAGGGGAAGGGGTTTGTATCGATAATTTAGTTCAGATCGCACATGATGTACTGATTGGGAAAAATACAATTATTGCAGGATGTGCTGCTGTAGGAGCTTATGCTCAAATTGGAGAGGACTGTATTATTGGTGGCGCAAGCTCTGTTGCTGCTTATGTATGTTTAACAGACGATGTGGTGATTACAGGTATGTCTACTGTAAGTAAATCGCTTGCTAAGTCTGGAATTTACTCTTCAGGAACCTTAGTCCATGAGCATCAACGTTGGCGTCGAAATGCAGCACGATTTCGACGATTAGATGACTATATAGAAAAACTTAGTGCTTTAGAAAAAAAATTAAATCTAATAAATACATTTGAGTCCTCATCTGAGGATTAG
- the fabZ gene encoding 3-hydroxyacyl-ACP dehydratase FabZ, whose product MSEPIDIKQIFSLLPHRYPMLLVDRVLDFKAYEHLTAIKNVTINENFFAGHFPESPIMPGVLMLEALAQAGGLFAGLSQTPEENEGILHFFAGIDNAKFKHVVVPGDQLRLEIKLLTRKGVFWRVHGEAYVGDKLACSADLLSAAKEFQK is encoded by the coding sequence ATGAGTGAACCTATAGATATAAAACAAATTTTTAGTTTGTTGCCCCATCGTTACCCGATGTTGTTGGTAGATAGGGTATTAGATTTTAAAGCATATGAACATTTAACAGCTATAAAAAATGTGACGATTAATGAGAACTTTTTTGCTGGCCATTTTCCAGAAAGTCCAATTATGCCAGGAGTTCTGATGCTTGAAGCTTTAGCTCAAGCAGGCGGTCTTTTTGCGGGATTATCTCAGACACCTGAAGAAAATGAAGGAATTTTACATTTTTTTGCGGGCATCGATAATGCAAAATTTAAACATGTAGTGGTTCCTGGTGATCAATTACGCTTGGAAATAAAATTATTAACAAGAAAAGGAGTTTTTTGGCGTGTGCATGGCGAAGCTTATGTAGGCGATAAACTAGCCTGTTCTGCAGATTTATTAAGTGCAGCGAAGGAATTTCAAAAGTGA
- the lpxA gene encoding acyl-ACP--UDP-N-acetylglucosamine O-acyltransferase, which yields MIDERAIIHPNAKLANGVSVGPGAIIGADVEIGENTWVGPYAVIEGPTIIGKNNKIFQFASVGDEPQDMTYKGESTRLEIGDDNIIREYCMISRGTAKGGGVTRIGNKNFFMAYSHVGHDCMIGNQIILVSYAALSGHVTVGDYANIGGYAAVHQFCHIGAYSFISRASYVSKDVLPYLMISGDTTSACGINTVGLRRRGFSSEAIDNLRRAYKIIFRKGLTVQQAVAELELMQHECPEVVLMIDALNQATRGIVR from the coding sequence GTGATAGATGAACGAGCTATAATTCACCCCAATGCAAAATTAGCAAATGGGGTATCAGTAGGTCCTGGCGCTATAATTGGTGCAGATGTGGAAATAGGTGAAAATACCTGGGTTGGTCCTTACGCGGTTATCGAAGGGCCCACAATTATTGGTAAAAATAATAAAATTTTTCAATTTGCCTCAGTAGGGGACGAACCCCAAGATATGACCTATAAAGGTGAATCTACCCGTTTAGAAATTGGTGATGATAATATCATACGTGAATATTGTATGATTAGCCGAGGAACTGCTAAAGGTGGCGGCGTTACTCGTATAGGGAATAAGAACTTCTTTATGGCTTATTCGCATGTTGGGCATGACTGTATGATTGGCAACCAAATTATTTTGGTGAGTTATGCGGCACTATCAGGACATGTCACCGTAGGTGATTATGCAAACATTGGGGGATATGCTGCAGTACATCAATTTTGTCATATAGGGGCTTATTCTTTTATTTCGAGAGCTTCTTATGTAAGTAAAGATGTTCTTCCTTATCTCATGATTTCTGGTGATACCACCTCGGCTTGTGGTATTAATACAGTAGGACTCCGTAGACGAGGATTTTCATCAGAAGCAATTGATAATTTGCGACGTGCTTATAAAATAATTTTTCGCAAAGGATTAACTGTGCAGCAAGCTGTTGCTGAATTAGAGTTGATGCAACACGAATGCCCTGAAGTAGTTCTTATGATTGATGCATTGAATCAAGCTACGCGTGGTATTGTTAGGTAA